Proteins from a genomic interval of Quercus lobata isolate SW786 chromosome 11, ValleyOak3.0 Primary Assembly, whole genome shotgun sequence:
- the LOC115966748 gene encoding uncharacterized protein LOC115966748 produces MESVKKTGWNLMEEVRRLPLFDECPTPCHWVVMNIIAWNCRGALKPEFRNHVRELVQNHNPAMLIVMETRVSGDRAKEITDRLPFDEAIHTKTIGFAGGLWLLWNTDRVAVSLLATTEQEIHVSVKVRPSDTQCFLSAVYASPKFNERCILWKNLVNVASLHSSPWIIAGDFNKVLADNDKFGGRTVNANRSLLFKDCLDSCNMVDLGFSGPRFTWSNCRGIRRLIQERLDRFFVNPDWCTLYPNARVSHLTHVHSDHCPVLLDFEPSADSSLNKPFKFQSF; encoded by the coding sequence ATGGAATCAGTGAAAAAGACAGGATGGAATTTGATGGAGGAGGTGAGGCGTCTGCCTCTCTTCGATGAATGCCCCACCCCTTGTCATTGGGTAGTCATGAATATCATCGCTTGGAACTGTAGGGGTGCTCTGAAGCCTGAATTTCGAAATCATGTGAGGGAGTTGGTTCAGAATCATAACCCAGCTATGCTTATTGTGATGGAAACTCGAGTAAGCGGAGACAGAGCCAAGGAGATCACAGATAGGCTTCCTTTTGACGAGGCCATTCACACGAAAACTATAGGTTTTGCTGGTGGGTTGTGGTTGTTATGGAATACGGATAGAGTTGCTGTGTCTCTACTTGCCACCACAGAGCAAGAAATTCACGTTTCGGTTAAGGTGAGACCCTCTGATACTCAATGCTTTTTATCTGCGGTTTATGCTAGTCCTAAATTTAATGAAAGATGTATTTTATGGAAAAACCTTGTTAATGTGGCTAGTTTGCATAGTAGTCCCTGGATTATTGCAGGGGACTTTAACAAAGTTCTTGCAGATAATGATAAGTTTGGGGGCAGGACAGTTAATGCCAATAGGTCCTTATTATTTAAGGATTGTTTGGACTCCTGCAATATGGTGGATTTGGGTTTCTCAGGACCAAGGTTTACTTGGTCTAATTGCAGGGGAATTAGAAGACTTATCCAAGAGAGATTGGACAGATTTTTCGTGAACCCGGATTGGTGCACCCTGTATCCGAATGCCAGAGTATCTCATTTAACTCATGTGCACTCGGACCATTGCCCTGTTCTCCTTGATTTCGAACCAAGTGCTGACTCCAGTCTCAACAAGCCTTTTAAGTTCCAGAGTTTCTAG